The Mesobacillus jeotgali genome window below encodes:
- a CDS encoding hemolysin III family protein: MANVHIFTKREEIANAIIHGIGGLLSIAALVILIVFASLYGTAWHVVSFTLFGATMVLLYTSSTLVHSFPPGKAKDIFEVMDHSSIYFFIAGTYTPFLFIAVKGALGWTLFGIVWGLSIAGTVFKSLFVKRFLHTSTVLYVVMGWLIVFAWGPLTQNVSPQGLLFLVIGGVLYTVGAVFYVWRGFHYHHAIWHIFVLAGSIMHFFAVLSLLP; the protein is encoded by the coding sequence ATGGCCAATGTACATATTTTTACGAAGAGAGAAGAAATCGCCAACGCAATCATCCATGGAATCGGCGGACTGTTAAGCATCGCAGCCCTCGTCATCCTGATCGTGTTCGCTTCCCTGTACGGAACGGCATGGCATGTCGTGAGCTTCACCTTATTCGGGGCAACCATGGTTTTGTTATATACATCCTCAACACTCGTTCATAGCTTTCCGCCTGGCAAAGCAAAGGACATCTTTGAAGTCATGGACCACTCATCCATCTATTTCTTCATTGCCGGCACCTACACACCGTTCCTGTTCATTGCTGTAAAAGGAGCATTAGGATGGACGCTGTTTGGAATTGTCTGGGGCCTTTCCATCGCAGGAACCGTATTTAAATCATTGTTCGTCAAACGCTTCCTGCACACCTCCACCGTGTTATATGTTGTCATGGGCTGGCTGATCGTCTTTGCCTGGGGACCATTGACACAGAATGTATCTCCACAAGGACTGCTGTTCCTGGTAATCGGTGGAGTTTTGTATACAGTAGGAGCGGTCTTTTACGTCTGGCGCGGATTCCATTACCATCATGCAATTTGGCATATATTTGTTTTAGCAGGATCAATCATGCACTTTTTTGCGGTTTTGAGTTTGTTGCCGTGA